CTGGGAGAGCATCCGCAGAGGGAAGGAGCACGCGAGGAGGCAGGCTGGTGTGCGAAATAACTTTAATGAGTGGACAGAGGGGAACGAGCTTGCTGTGAGCAGAGGTTCCggtgcagagagcaggaggatcAGCTGAGAGCCGGCAGCCTGTGGCTGCGGCAGAGATCCTGCTGGCCATCTGTCTGCCTAGCCCGTTGGGAGAGAGGGGCCAGCAGTGCCCACCTAGGCAGGCTGTGGGGGGCCTCGAGGCTCAGGGCaacagaagagagcaaggacacgggaaggaaagaagagagtggaagaagggaaaggcagaCATGGGCTGTACTGTGAGAGAGCCCAGGCTGGCACCTTCAGGCCTCGCTTTGCAGGGGCAGTTGGGATCGCAGAGCCCCTCTGAATCCATTGCCCAGGAGCTCCATCCTCATTCTAGAACCATCTTCTGGGCTACGAGGGGTCCTCCTCTGGGGCCATCACCAGCAGCTTTAGCAGGGCAGGCACCTGGAGCCACCGTAACGGCCGCCGATGCCAGAGAGGCTGAAGCCTCCGGAGGAGATGGGGACTCCCTgagagctgaggatgctgcCAACGGCAGCGGAGGTGCTGGATCCCACGGCGGTGTTCTgcgggaaggagctgaggatggggCCGGGCAGGGTCACCACCACGGCAGAGGGTTGGATGACAACGGTggagtcctggcactgcctaACACAGGGCTCATTGCAGCTGCTGGCCAGCGGGGCTGGCCCGCTGGGCTGGCATGGCACGCATGGGTTGTAGCAGGACATGTCTGAGGGTGGGAGGTGCACCTGCGagagagagggcagggaagaagcagagcatgGAGGATGCATGAAGAGCAGCCTGTGACCCTGCCACCAGGCAGTCAAGGCACCTGGTGGGCCGGAAGCCGGAGGCCGTGCGGCCAGAACTCAGCCTCGTGCTTTGCCTCAACCCCAAGGGCTCTGCGCAGGGCATCCCGGGGAAAGGGGAGTCCTGCCCAGTCCAGAGCCCAGAAGACCCCTCAGGCAAGCACCAGCCTCTCATCGTGCCAGAACTTCTGCCCCCTTTCCCTCTTCCAAGAAGCCCCAAGTCCCAGTGGAGCACAGCGGAGCATGTATCAGCTGAGACATgcggcaggagcaggagaaagggcTTCAGACTCACCTGGTTCCCAAGGAGGTGGAGGCGAGAGAAGTGGCTGAGCGAGTGGGGAGTTTGGCCGGCTTTTATAGAGCTCCTGCACCGCCCCAGGCCCAGAGTCACCCCGTACGTGGGCAGTAATTTGCCAGCAGACTCACCTCACATGCAGAAGAGCCTAGCTCATGGCATGGGTTGTGCTTGTTGTGCCTTGAATGcagccttttcatttcctcGTTTCTGGCATGCCCATTCTTCCATGGAGGCTCTTTGAAGTGCTGGCATGAGAGGCCGAAGGATTTCCAGGGCAGGAACTTGTCAGTGTGGGCAGCAGTGTAGGCTCAGGTGCCAGAGGAGTCCGGTGCAGACCCGGCCCTTGGGCAGTGGCCCTCTGTTAGGGTTGCCTGTGACTCGTTTTGCAGGAAGGGGTCCAGGCCCTTCTAGTGCCCTAGTCCCCAGCCGAACACGCAAGAGTCCctgtgcatgtgcgtgtgccctatccttctctccctctccctccctcccagctctctctgacAGTCACTGGTCATTGCCTCCTCCGGTGGCTGGGTTGTGCTGCAGGTTTTGACTCTCCTCCACCTGATGCTGCCCGCTCTGGGGGGAGATCTGTCCAAGGATGCCGAGTTGAGattaggaaagcaaaaggcCCCATGGAGTTGAAGCAGGCCAAGGAGCTGGAGCGCAACACAAAGGGCTTTTCTGGTATATCAGCAACTAGGGAAACATGGGTGTAGCCCTGGATGGGGCAGGTGACCCTGTGACGCGTGATAGAGCTCGATCGCCTAGCGAGATCACCACTCAGAGGACACAGAAAAAGCTGAGGCCCTCAAAGCCTTCTTGGCCTTGGGTCTTCCCTTGTAAGATTTGTCTTTGGGAAGGTTAGGCCCCTGGCATGCGTGGGCAAAtctggagcaaggaagactCTCAGAAGAGGAGGATCAAGCTAGGGAACATTGAAACATTGTTGGAGAACGATCAGCTGAGCGTCCATACCCTGTGGCtgaggcagagacctcctgggCTTCTGTCCGCCTAGCGCACTGGGAGAGACGGGTCCGCTGTCCCTGCTAGACAGGCTGAATAGAAGCAAGGCTGTGGGAGCTGATGAGAtacacccacaagtgctgagggagctggcgaaTGTCACTGCAAGGCCTCGCTTGAAAGCTTTGAAAGCATCGTGGTGCTTGGGGAAGGTTTCTGAGTGCTGGAGGACAGCAAACAGCAGTTGTGTCATCGAGCAGGGCAAGCAGGATGCTctgggggcaggagagggcatGGGGGcctgctctggagaggctgGTCAACCTCACGTCCACCCCTGCAAGCATGATGGAGCAAAACCTCCTGGAAGCCATTTGCagacacatgaaggacaagTAGGTGactgggagtagtcagcatggactTGTGGAAGGGAAATCTGGCTTGACCAAACCCCTAGCCTTCTACGATGAGACGACTGGCTTTGGAGTTGATGCGCAGACGCCCACGGGTCCTAGCGGACCGCATGGAAGGGTGCCGAGAGAGCGGACCGACGTCTCCCCAGGCCCACTCTCTAGTGTCCTTGAAAGGTCATGGGGGTCCGGGCAGGTTCCTGATGCCTGGCAAATGTGAGCAAATGTCACAGCCATcttcagaagaggagagaaaaggcaCAAAGGAGAAGGCGGGGAACTACTGGCCCATCAGCCTCTCTTTGGTCTCTCAGCACTGTCTGCCACAAGGGCCTTGTATCCAGCTGAGGATGGGATGctctgggtgggtgggtggAGAACGGGATGAGTAAAATGTGGTGGGGTGACGGGGCTCAGGGCATAGGGCTTCCTGGGTCATGCTCAACCTGGAGGCCTGTAACAGGGGCAGTAGCGCCGGGGTCTCTCGTGGGGCTTGTCCTGTTTCACATCTTTACGGGTGAGCGGGAGGAAGTGGTGGCGTGCCCTCTCCTCAAGTTGGCAGGGGGGACCAAATTGCGGGGAGGAGCTGACACACTCCAGGGCAGGGCGGCCATTCAGGGGGAGCTAGCCACACTGGGGGACTGGGCTGACAGGAGTGTCCCGACATTCAATCAGGCCAAACGCCAAGTCGTCTTCCTGTGAGGGAAGAACCTCTTGCAACAGCGCAGGCTGGGGTCTGAACTGCCCTGTGCTCCAGTGGTCCCAGGACCTCCTTGTGCAGATCTGCCTCCTGGGGGCAGGGTCAGCcttgggagggggaggggaaaggggagtGGCATTGAGCGAGGGTGGGAATGGCCACacagggctcagcttcctggCCATAGAGCCTGGCAGTGTCCAGGAGCTCCCCTGAGCAGTGTATGGAGGGAAAGACCGGGTTGCAAAAGACATCTCTGTGCTGATCGGCGGTTCTGCCCACCTAGCAGGTGATATGTGTTCTCGTGGCATTAGGGCCTTGGCACACCTCCCGTCCCAGGCCCCAAAGCCCTCCtcagttcaaaacaaaagccagCACCGTAACGGAGGCAAGGAAAGTATTGCTCCACTCTCCCGTGGCACTGCAGGCTTGTGCAGGGTACTTGAGCCAATCCAACAAGCCTCTCAAAGCAAGGGAGACTGGTGGCAGGATATTAGCGATGGCTAGCAAGGCCCTGCCAGATGCCGGGGATGCTGGGGGAGGGGATGTGCTCAGAAGGGCCCTGTGAATCAAAGCATCTCAGACTGCATCAAGGAGTTGTTGCATCCTCACTGCATGAACAAAGGACTTTGCTGCCCTGGAGATGTGGAGGCAGCTGGGATGCATCCCAGAAGGGTATGGGGATGCCTTCAGTGGGTGTGCTTGCTGGCATAGACTCCTCCAGCCCCCAGGCAAGAGCACAGCTTGCTTGCAAAGCTCCCTTTGCCTTCCTGAGAGGGGAGCTGTGCTCAGGCGTGTGCCAGGTGGCGAGTCATAGCCAAATTTAGGAGGGCTGTGTATCACTCCTCTGGCATGAGGGTAAGCCAAGCGTGTGTGTTGTCTGCAGCCCCACACCCCATGCAGGGCTGACTTCCCCTCCGGCCAGGGCAGTTCCAACACTGCCCTGGGGGGGAAGCTGTTCTAAGCACCAGGCTGCCCCTGGGCACAGCCCCCGGGAACCTCGAAGGCTGTGACCCTCCAGGGTAACCTTGCAGGTGCTCCCACAGCTTGGGGGCCCTGCAGGAGGGCGAGGGCCTTGTGGAAAAGGAGGTGGGGGCCAGTGTGCTGGTGGATGGAGCAAGCTGGGAGAGAGGACACGGCTTGTGCTCAGGCATGGGAGCTTGCGGTGCTGGGCTCCTCCTTGTCAGGAGGACACGAGCAGCCTCACTGAAAGGCACTCGGTTGACCTGGCCTCTCTGCATGGGACCTGTCCAGCACTTGCTGGCATGCTTCTGCTCATTCGGAGAAGTTCCTGCCCTATAATTCTTGGGCGTCTCATGCCAGCTTTGAAAAGGGGCGTCCGTGGCAGGATTATCATGGGGAAAGCAAGAAGTGAAGAGGCTATGTTGTAGGAACAACAAACACAACCCGTGCGATGAGCTATTCTCTTTTGCATGTGAGGTGAGTCTGCTGGCAAATTACTGCCCACGTACGGGGTGGCTCTGGGCCTGGGGCGGTGCAGGAGCTCTATAAAAGCCGGCCAAACTCCCCACTCGCTCAGCCACTTCTCTCGCCTCCACCTCCTTGGGAACCAGGTGAGTCTGaagccctttctcctcctgctcctgctcttgctCTCAGCTGATacgtgctgtgctgtgctctgctgggTCTTGGGGCTGcttgggagagggaaagagggcaGAAGTTCTGGCATGGTGAGAGGCTGGTGCTTGCCTGAGGGGTGTTCTGGGCTCTGGGCTGGGGAGGACCCTGCTTGGCTCAGGTTGCCCTGCGCAGAGCCTTTGGGCAGTGGAGGCAAAGCAGGAGGCTGTGCTTTGGGCTGCGTGGCCCGCGCTGCCGGCCCACCAGGTGCCTTGACTGCCTGGTGGCAGGGTCACAGGCTGCTCCTCCCACCTTCAGACATGTCCTCCCCCatgctctgcttcctccctgccctctctctCGCAGGTGCACCTCCCACCTTCAGACATGTCCTGCTACAACCCATGCGTGCCATGCCAGCCCAGCGGGCCAGCCCCGCTggccagcagctgcagtgagccCTGCGTtaggcagtgccaggactccACCGTTGTCATCCAACCCTCTGCCGTGGTGGTGACCCTGCCCGGccccatcctcagctccttcccgcAGAGCACCGCCGTGGGATCCAGCACCTCCGCTGCCGTTGgcagcatcctcagctctcAGGGAGTCCCCATCTCCTCCGGAGGCTTCAGCCTCTCTGGCATCGGCGGCCGTTACGGTGGCTCCAGGTGCCTGCCCTGCTAAAGCTGCTGGTGATGGCCCCAGAGGAGGACCCCTTGGAGCCCAGAAGATGGTACCGGAATGAGGATGGAGCTCCTGCCATCGAATTCAGAAgttctgtctgcttttcccttcttccaccctct
This genomic interval from Rhea pennata isolate bPtePen1 chromosome 26, bPtePen1.pri, whole genome shotgun sequence contains the following:
- the LOC134151103 gene encoding feather beta keratin-like, producing MRSARTRGRLRINSKASRLIVEGESAGKLLPTYGVTLGLGRCRSSIKAGQTPHSLSHFSRLHLLGNQVHLPPSDMSCYNPCVPCQPSGPAPLASSCNEPCVRQCQDSTVVIQPSAVVVTLPGPILSSFPQNTAVGSSTSAAVGSILSSQGVPISSGGFSLSGIGGRYGGSRCLPC
- the LOC134151104 gene encoding feather beta keratin-like, with the translated sequence MSYSLLHVRSSIKAGQTPHSLSHFSRLHLLGNQVHLPPSDMSCYNPCVPCQPSGPAPLASSCSEPCVRQCQDSTVVIQPSAVVVTLPGPILSSFPQSTAVGSSTSAAVGSILSSQGVPISSGGFSLSGIGGRYGGSRCLPC